The window CATAATGGAAGCCCCAATGATCCAGGTATTTTGAATCCTTATAactgtatctttcttttttatgtttcaggCCCTAACCCCGGAACAAGTGTCATTCTGTACCTCACATATGCAGCAATATGTGGACCCAGAGGGCCGAAGCCACCTTTCTGGCTATGACTATGTTGGCTTCACCAATTCCTACTTTGCCAATGGAGAAGCAGCTTCTTCTGAATCATAGAAAATCTTGGTGTGGTGGGAAGTATtggggaaagatggagaaaggaatgaagagtgGAAAGATaatccagtgtgtgtgtgtgtgtgtatgtgtgtgtgtgtgtatgtgtgttttatgaCATTTATTGCAGGACCTGGAAAAATCTCAAGCTTGGGAGCTATAAGGCATTAACAGAGTTTGAGAAGAGGAGGCCTTGGGCTTATTTTGTATGAAGCTAGTCACCACTGAGAGGTGCCAagctttctattttttactttttggggTTCAACatagctttattattttgttttgattatagattaaggtgttttcttttttaaaaaagcatttattttttaagtatttctttttaatagggcagtgtgaaataaaatgttattgacCGAATTGCGCTTCTGCATTTTTGAGAATTGTTCTGTTACATAAATCTGGGCAGCTAATTACACTGTAAATAAGGGCCATGGTAGAGTAGATGAAAAAGACCCAGGATGATTTACAAAGAATTTCTTTTGAGCGTTGGAATGTGTTTAAATtcttacatttgaaaatgaagatTTTGATATTGTGGGTAGCCCCAATATTttgctctgtaaaatggagccatACAGAGAAGGCCAGCATAGCACCTATTTTCTTCATAATCTGTCTTTTTTCATGCTTCCCTATTAAAGTGAATGTTATTACTCTCAGAATAGCAAAATTCCAGCATAACAGGACTTCCTTTTATCCTTCATGTCCCCaaatttcctcttaaattttaatgtgataaaaagtaatatttgttttgatttactTCCATCTCCTATTAGTGTAAGAGTGAGTATAATTGTTTATAAAtcaagaattaagaaaaaaacaggaagagatggTACTATCTTCAGAGAATTCTCAGGTCATGTTCGTCTGAACAGGTTCAAATGGTGATGTTCCATCCAGACTTGTAAAATTTGATGGTATCATTTGCTGTGAGAATTCCTAGGTCATTTCTTTGCCTGTTGTGAAATTGCTAATATCCTGCACAAACAGTCTCCACCTCTCAACCCAGGTGTATAGCCACTCGATTACAATCTTAAATCTCAATACTATCCTTTGCATATAAATTAGTCATTCCTTAGTCCAGGGCAAGTCTTATCACAGAGgccatttaaaagaattttggtTAAAACTAAAAAGCTATCTTTGCTGCTCGTAAGTGGTTTTACTGATTTTTGCTTAAACAATTGGATACTATGAAATATGACAgtagaaaagtatttgaaaaaaatgctcatAAATGTCTAAATGTCTGATTATCTGATTATGAGTTATCAAAAATGGTTACAGTTGAAAAAAAGTATAGCCCGATATGGCATAGAAAATCTGTATAATTTAATATTACATTTACCAACTGTGGAAAATCTAAAAAATGTGTTCTTGAAATAACCAAAGGCAAAGGTGAGTATGGTTCCATTCTCTACCTGACCCCTGCCCTACAAGGACTAAATCAGATTATTAGACACGTGATAGGTCAAGAAATGCTCTTTAAGACAAAGGACCATTTATACCATCTTATAAAAGAGAAGCTAGTGATGACAATGTTTTTCTGAAGAATCAACAAAAATGCCATAAGAATATGGAACTGTCAGAGTTATACACAGCTCCTTCTGAAATTAAATTCTGACTACCTATGCACTCAAGCAAAAAATTGTAATATGGGAATTATCATACATTATTTAATTGGGGActataaatattcaatttataatATGACAATTAGAACTTGTATCAAATGTGTCTCTCAATCTCAGGGTTAAGTTTCCCCTAATTGATACTtatcttttcttgactttctgttcACTTACTTTAGAccagcatctctgacttcttaTTGCTAATTCTCTTCTTTACAACATATAGATTGGAGCCTGCCTCTGAGCCACAGCCCTATGGTtacattctgatttttctttcatgattccTGCGCTTGGTTTGGTCTCAAAAACTCTTCCACTCTTAACTGAACactcctttttactttttatgggACTCTCTCATGCCAAACATTGGCCTGGAAGCCAtttttgtttcctatattttgaGCCATCTCCCAGTACTTAATCTTCCCAAGTCTCTGGGTCTAGATCCATCCTCCTACCTTCTCCAGTCACACGTTGTGCCAGGTAACagaactttgcttttctttgactGGTGATATCATGAAATATAAGATGGTGGACACTGCTGGCTCTAGCTTCAGCCAGCATCAACTAGGCAACAAATAGGACAGCCTAAAGTGATACCATCTGGAAACTCCAAATAATAATAGATGGTTATATTGAGTGCTTCATGTAATACGGGCTCTGTTCTAAAGACTCTGTATTAATCATCACAAAAAAGCCATATAAAATACATACCATCATGATTCCAttttacaattaagaaaatggaggcacagaaatGTTAAGAAACTTGTCCTAGGTCACACATCTGAAAAGTGGCAAGACTAGGCTTTAAACTCaggaagtctgactccagagactCTGGCCTTAATTGGCTCTTTAAAGGACCATGAGTTGGGCATGTGTGGTCATGTTCACATCAGAGGGACCTCTactttgctgtgtgtgtgtgtgtgtgtgtgtgtgtacctggaAGGAGGGTTCTTTTTTGAGCACATGGTCACAGTCTTAATCAAAAAAGGGAATTCAAATCATCTAGGGAGATTTTGTAAACTATTTCAACCTGTCCCCACCCCAGATAAATTGCGTCAAAGTCTATAGAGATGGTTCCCAGGAAGACGTATTTTGAAAAACCCCTCCAAGTGATTTTTGTAGCCTTCCATACTTAACACTACTACATTTAGAAGTTAGATGGACATTTGAGTATTACTTTGCAATTCTTAGAACACCTTTACTCAACATTACTCAATGTGAATTTAGGGAACATTATGCTAGATGGACAGAATagattttagaaatgaatttgCTCAAACAGGCTCAGTGCAATTGGGGGATTACTTCTAGCCTGTAGTGAAAAGCACCCCAGAGTACACGGCCTTTCTCCCCTGATCTAGGCCCTTTCTACCATCTGACTAATTAACTCTCCAACTTCTCTACAACGTATTCTCTTCTCTGGGAtttatctttcttccttgaaAATTTATTTCCACCAAATCCTAACTATAGGATGTATTTCTTCCCTGGAAGAGTGGAAAAATATGGATTCCTATCTGAATATCCCCTCAACATaagttcttccttctttctcaagtcTTGCCCCATTCCTAACTCATTGCTGAATCATGTGAATCCTACATTTTCAAAATCTCCTATGTTTGTAATTTCCTTCAGTTTCCAATACCCCATCCATCTTCAGGTCTCTTTACCTTGCTTTGGGATGATGACAATGGATTTCTTACTGATCTCCTTGCCTCTGTTTTGTCCCTGCTGAGATCTGTCACCCTCTCTACTGCTAGATTAATTCTCCAAATCACTTTCCCGATGCCGCTCTACTCTCTGCTCAAAGGTTTACTGTGTCCTATCCCCCTCTGCCAAAAGGATCAGGTCTGAAGCAAAGTATTCAAACCACTGTCTGCAAAGAAATCTTAACCCAAGCTAACTTAGTATCTCAGCACCTGGGAGACATTTTCAAACATTCCATTGTCCCTCTGGACAACTCACCACACTCTGAAACAGGCCTATATTGTCTTGCTATGGAGACTGTAgctattctgttctcttttcttaacATATTTTCTTACGACTTACTACTTTCAGAACTCACCCATCCTTTAGGAGAAAGTTCAAGTACTGCTTCAGACATGAAGACTTCTCTCATCCTCCACTGAGAATAACCTCTTCCTAAACCAAAAGCCAATATCAATTTGCTTAGCACATTATCAATAGCAGcagccaatatttatttaaatattgttatgATCCAGGTATTGTGCTAAATTCTTTACATGCATGATCCTAGTTAGTCAACACTGCAAACCATGAAATTAcaaccattttataaatgaggacatTGAAGCTGAGAAacattaagtaatttacccagggtcacacagtaaaTTTCAGAACCTGTCTTCAAACTCCTACCTGAGAGCTGTGTAAATTCATTATACCTTTACTTATCCCTAAGAATATCTGGAACCATGCATGATGTATTGTAGGTGGGAAGTGAAATAGGCAGGGTAAAGGGCTCCACCAAAAATTCTAAAGAACAGGATCCATGCTGGGAAGTGACCCAAGTGAGGAGGGTACCTGATACCCAAGAATATGAGGCCATCAGAGAACAACAGCAATTATCAAGGAAAATaggcaataaatatattttctgaaatagatTCTACCCAACTAGAATAGCCAATTAAAAGGAAGAGGGCAAAGCAATAATGAGCCAGAGGTAGAGGACAACTAGCTAAAAAGATGAAAGACACTCGGTTACcccttgagagagagagaaaataactttcatttAACAACACATTCAAATTGATTTGTCAAACTGGTATTCAATGAGTTTCAGATCTCCAAATAATAGTATAGATTGGataatataattatgtaatgATTTTAGACATCTCTACAGTATCCTTGATAGGGCCCCAGCCAGCCCTGTCTTGAACTTGAGCACTCCAAACTTCCCTCATCTCGTTCAACTCAGAAAATTCTTAATGAGTTGGGTTTCAGTAACTAGGGGTGGCATCTATGAGGCTGGATctgaaaattcagattctgaGCTTAGCATGAGGTAGCACAGTGAACAGAGCAGGAAGTCTTGCCTCTGCATTCCCCAGCAGCCATAAAGGAAGTGCAGGAGGCAGGATGGGGCTCTCCCAGGGCTTGGGGGTGGAAAAACTTTGGCCTGAGGCCCTGAATACCTGGCCCCTTGGCCAGAGTTGCTGGTCTATGTTGATCCTGTAGAGAGAAGACTGTGCCATTAAGGTAGGTCTCATCTTTTACCCAGCAATCTCCCTTGGAAAGCATTTCTCAGGGCCTTCTGCACAGCTCGATTCCTTAGACTATAAACAACAGGGTTGAGGAGAGGGGTCACCACAGTATAGGTAACAGCAATAAGTTGATCCCGCTCAAGAGAGTAGGTGGCTTTGGGCCTCAAATACATGAAGGAGGCACAGCCATAGTGAACAATGACCACTGTGAGGTgtgaggcacaggtggagaaagCCTTCTTCCGCCCCTCAGCAGAGGGGATCCTCAGGATTGCTGCCACGATGTAAGTGTAAGAGACAGtgataaaggagaaagagacaaggagGACTAGCAGGCTGAGGATGAGGATCCCTAGCTCACTGAGACCTGTATCCCCACAGGCCAGGCTCAGCACTGGTGGAGTGTCACAAAAAAAGTGCTGGATCTCATGGGAACTGCAGAATGGAAGGTGGAAAATGACCAGTGTCATTCCCAGCCCAAATATGTATCCACTCAGGAAGGAGGTGCCAAGAAGCTGGACACAGAGGGTAGGATTCATGTGGCTGGCATAGTGCAGTGGGGCACAGATGGCCACATATCTGTCAAAGCCCATGACAGCCAGAAGGAAGCAATTGGTACAAGCCCATGAGGCAGAGAAGAACATCTGGGCAGCACAGCCCACGTAAGAGATGGCCTTAATCCCCATGACCAGGCTAGAGAGCATCCTAGGGATGATGCCCAAGGTGTAGCAAGTCTCAGAGAAAgata of the Equus quagga isolate Etosha38 chromosome 13, UCLA_HA_Equagga_1.0, whole genome shotgun sequence genome contains:
- the LOC124250168 gene encoding olfactory receptor 10Z1, with translation MEHTNATSWRGFVFLGFSSFGELQLLLFVLFLFLYLITLTSNVFIIVVIRLDSHLHTPMYLFLSFLSFSETCYTLGIIPRMLSSLVMGIKAISYVGCAAQMFFSASWACTNCFLLAVMGFDRYVAICAPLHYASHMNPTLCVQLLGTSFLSGYIFGLGMTLVIFHLPFCSSHEIQHFFCDTPPVLSLACGDTGLSELGILILSLLVLLVSFSFITVSYTYIVAAILRIPSAEGRKKAFSTCASHLTVVIVHYGCASFMYLRPKATYSLERDQLIAVTYTVVTPLLNPVVYSLRNRAVQKALRNAFQGRLLGKR